A window from Pangasianodon hypophthalmus isolate fPanHyp1 chromosome 16, fPanHyp1.pri, whole genome shotgun sequence encodes these proteins:
- the tasorb gene encoding protein TASOR isoform X2 has product MACNLNEDRKYDRDGIKTSGLCLDGSESQEQLSASTTTTSKQNGDQAGCEDEQMSEQDACERRKSGLSDLKHCSTSPSGLHRSAEEWSRKTFQIPRKIKERKGLLQQLVPESWEFEELLKLLSSSYLDASSRGAFTYTKACLIHNELLEKEYIEKKRELKQAGRTDAELTDSYAFLLPDAKKTRWICEKGLSVGHARINNLGNPVKGVYLSKYSDLLQINPFEAGASGDIIIFKVMKGRLKSIFENTPKNNLEPAPKFDCHMHKNASKVTSLLSYRAFELTQQYFYEFAFEELRSRPRHVCPYAVVSFQYKGKESATAAHRLSSGVYEGHRGRLPPSGLSVICCINRWRRYTVWSGTLVNRGEELYHVCIRSPNLPFLPFKLPDKIDISMAMHLDQVKRKIPSTLLSWDAYNGTQEAMKCGLYCSLFDVMAKTKQGNCLSGLLHKMEKEKMVLVKPLAERGFLLLLSSSHLHSSNEKRGRSDRGLQALFVFQESRITGRLMSKHAGLHVDSLVSLEPKDPITEHLETFAPALHHAFYKLRSNPPKDLASAVKNQALDYLSLREHGSGRPFSVPEYRSSLDERPGPYPPQRPKSLDSVLNTYVHAPANFQLAIACLQQDMEDSGPAMVDEYSPVSDWSGSGSTRTGLAQSNGGGAQKPQGEYDKDKMEKLLKLIQLHKRALGKEDGGMQERSEDWEPAGHKRRPEGDISTGVSKYLKTDVLSNGELGRVPQGETSMSLSAVMDSMGMCDTDLREHVSHTTPIQDTQTLLKFFITALKKVSQSSATAASATTTHLMLPTQLQESLVPERTCEPAEPTAHYDRNLRARHTEDEQVSVDYLEDQMACSIGSMDLCSPSSGFEQQVQLPAEASHNRLQWRTTSTGMSTVPVTADEAGTSGTSVKDRSVPSAAQTLDSILDQEFQSLCTGIQELMERQQIFYVSQPTLPRHEATPSRLESTFSPYVSKYISPLPVQGYISTLCEKMNHMISSPAAPLYPVAPNDAVQPALAPPPPPVAPLSAALTASPTVTPAAVLPAKQSASKAKSQESLHKAASKPQTPVSTPTPTATPTAPPPAPKKQPSPARKSHPGKKTDAKLPDVSDSPKCMPIVSTALPLIPEVPPEPAQMGAPGNDMIGQIKPDVLCTLMEIMQMNAVRFYIQRGDEEENELCTEIKGYLENLGNIECDPLTYLENNCQQKFMVIIQNEDIASHVHKIPALVSLKKLTTVYFAGVDNLDDVKNRTYNELFMSGGLIVSDELILNPDFITLERLQAFLQFLEEQSMPWKWKVHCKTQKKLKELSRSNSEALDLLNLLTAYQKKHLVEFLPYHECDAPSRQAPDLDCLVKLQAQHTQLRHIIFLTEKSLDAPKFSSNGIIIASLNDLMTDFESLISRTRAEDSTLPIVLGPGDSHKPDACMDEEDMSLDSDEDATVQAEDRAAEKQTTLPLQPVSEDTLPPLSDPHRTDLLSSCPVDYNVLKAAISHYKASKQAGTSMVEGEDNLVSFGVNPHQSYLYPNSAQWSPYSGSPGYHVSSAYSSPACSTSQGQEYSQVSSMSVTLANTVPLSQPANQANPNSSCVNPSANTAPPGLSQTSCSKGDIDPDGLSCPQPLPQAQTQSLAEDSQSFLPGSQDKQTKAMEPPVLCSSSSVPCTLPSYPDTPVFPGPIPTPPAPPVYNWAAPTGAQNSYTPGVSTAPFGKNEGAASAEGLCIGTGEGLTLNNKVDGSTSGTAPSSVQFQDGGTEKSSTSGSVMPNNQGSRTSVNSCTESHRGGMTHARGMTGGGMPSNPRGLLPRPGATMRPACRGGPHGPISQSGNRMFGPRGPMPGLMDMRRGGFRGRGVPPMPMRSRPGRGSMWGGTHCNRGYGPPKDYYSDYTY; this is encoded by the exons ATGGCCTGCAATCTGAACGAAGACAGAAAATACGACCGGGACGGCATCAAGACCAGCGGCTTATGTCTGGACGGCAGCGAGAGCCAGGAACAATTGTCAGCCTCTACCACGACTACATCCAAGCAAAATGGCGATCAAGCTGGATGCGAAGACGAGCAAATGTCTGAACAAGATGCTTGTGAGCGGCGGAAGAGCGGGCTGTCAGATCTGAAGCACTGCAGCACTTCACCGTCGGGGCTGCACAGATCAGCCGAGGAGTGGTCGCGGAAGACTTTCCAAATCCCGCGGAAGATTAAGGAGCGCAAAG GTCTTCTCCAGCAGTTAGTGCCAGAATCGTGGGAGTTTGAGGAGCTTCTCAAGCTCCTGTCTTCCTCATACCTGGATGCTTCATCTCGAGGAGCTTTCACCTACACTAAAGCTTGTCTCATTCACAATGAGCTCCTGGAGAAAGAG TACATTGAGAAGAAAAGGGAACTCAAGCAAGCTGGGCGGACAGACGCTGAGCTTACTGACTCCTACGCTTTTCTGCTGCCTGATGCAAAAAAG ACTCGCTGGATCTGTGAAAAGGGCCTTTCAGTGGGACATGCACGTATTAACAATTTGGGAAATCCCGTTAAAG gTGTTTACCTTTCAAAATATTCAGATTTATTGCAAATAAATCCGTTTGAAGCAGGTGCTTCTGGGGACATAATCATATTTAAAGTCATGAAG gGTAGATTAAAGAGCATATTTGAAAATACGCCCAAGAATAATCTGGAACCTGCGCCTAAGTTTGATTGCCACATGCACAAAAATGCCAGCAAAGTCACCTCATTATTGTCGTATAGGGCCTTTGAGCTCACTCAG CAATACTTTTATGAGTTTGCGTTTGAGGAGCTAAGGTCACGGCCCAGACACGTGTGTCCCTATGCTGTGGTGTCCTTTCAGTACAAAGGCAAGGAGTCGGCCACAGCTGCTCACAG ATTAAGCAGTGGTGTGTATGAAGGACATAGAGGTAGGCTGCCTCCATCTGGACTGTCTGTGATTTGCTGTATTAATA GATGGCGAAGGTATACAGTGTGGAGTGGCACATTAGTGAATAGGGGAGAAGAGCTGTATCACGTGTGCATCCGGTCACCCAATCTCCCCTTTCTGCCCTTCAAACT TCCTGACAAAATTGACATAAGTATGGCAATGCACCTTGATCAAGTGAAGAGGAAAATTCCCTCTACACTGCTTTCATGGGATGCATATAATGGAACACAAGAGg CAATGAAATGTGGGCTGTACTGCAGCCTGTTTGATGTCATGGCTAAGACCAAGCAGGGAAACTGCCTGTCTGGCCTGCTACACAAAatggagaaggaaaaaatg GTTCTTGTGAAGCCACTGGCAGAAAGAGGCTTTCTTCTCCTTCTATCATCATCTCACCTGCACAGTTCTAATG AGAAGCGAGGGAGAAGCGACAGAGGATTACAagcactttttgtttttcaagaaTCAAGAATCACAGGCAGGTTAA TGTCCAAGCATGCTGGCCTACACGTGGACTCTCTGGTTTCATTAGAGCCCAAAGACCCAATCACTGAGCACCTAGAGACCTTTGCTCCTGCCCTGCACCATGCTTTCTATAAACTGCGCTCCAATCCACCCAAAGATCTGGCAAGCGCAGTGAAAAACCAGGCTCTGGACTATCTGAGTTTAAGGGAACATGGCTCAGGACGGCCCTTCTCTGTGCCTGAGTACAGGTCAAGCTTGGATGAGCGACCTGGGCCATACCCACCACAGCGGCCCAAGAGCTTGGACTCAGTGCTGAATACATATGTCCACGCACCTGCGAACTTCCAACTGGCCATAGCATGCCTACAGCAGGACATGGAGGACAGTGGTCCTGCCATGGTTGACGAATATAGTCCTGTGTCTGACTGGAGTGGCTCGGGCAGCACCAGGACCGGACTGGCGCAATCTAATGGTGGTGGTGCTCAGAAGCCCCAGGGCGAGTATGACAAAGACAAGATGGAGAAGCTGCTGAAACTGATCCAACTGCACAAACGGGCACTGGGCAAGGAGGATGGAGGCATGCAGGAGCGCAGCGAGGACTGGGAGCCTGCCGGGCACAAGCGGAGACCTGAGGGTGACATCTCAACCGGAGTCAGCAAGTACCTGAAGACAGATGTCTTGAGCAATGGAGAGCTAGGGAGAG TTCCTCAGGGCGAAACGTCTATGTCTCTGTCGGCGGTGATGGACAGCATGGGTATGTGTGACACGGACTTGCGTGAGCACGTTAGCCATACCACACCCATCCAGGACACGCAGACGCTGCTTAAGTTCTTCATCACTGCTCTGAAGAAGGTGTCTCAAAGCTCTGCTACTGCTGCTTCTGCCACCACTACACATCTTATGCTGCCTACACAACTCCAGGAGAGCCTGGTACCTGAGCGGACATGCGAGCCAGCTGAACCCACCGCCCACTATGATCGCAACCTGCGAGCCAGACACACAGAGGATGAGCAGGTCTCAGTGGATTATCTGGAG GATCAGATGGCATGCAGTATTGGCAGTATGGACTTGTGCAGTCCGTCCTCCGGCTTCGAGCAACAGGTGCAGCTCCCTGCTGAAGCTAGTCATAATCGATTACAGTGGAGAACAACCTCTACAGGTATGTCTACAG TCCCGGTTACTGCGGATGAGGCAGGGACATCGGGTACATCAGTGAAGGACAGATCAGTACCGTCAGCGGCGCAAACATTAGACTCCATCCTGGACCAGGAGTTTCAGTCTCTCTGCACGGGCATCCAGGAGCTGATGGAAAGGCAGCAGATATTTTACGTTTCCCAGCCTACACTTCCTCGACATGAGGCTACACCCAGCAGACTGGAATCCACCTTCTCTCCGTATGTCTCGAAATACATCTCACCTCTGCCGGTACAGGGTTACATCAGCACGCTGTGCGAAAAGATGAACCACATGATTAGCTCACCTGCTGCTCCTCTGTACCCTGTTGCTCCCAATGATGCGGTTCAACCTGCtcttgctcctcctcctccacctgttGCTCCTCTTTCTGCTGCACTTACTGCATCTCCTACTGTTACTCCTGCTGCTGTCCTCCCTGCCAAACAGTCAGCTTCGAAGGCTAAATCACAGGAGTCCTTACACAAGGCAGCCAGCAAGCCACAAACACCTGTGTCAACCCCGACACCGACTGCTACCCCTACTGCACCTCCTCCTGCCCCCAAGAAACAGCCCTCCCCTGCCAGAAAATCTCACCCAGGGAAAAAGACAGATGCAAAGCTTCCAGATGTTTCAGACAGTCCCAAATGCATGCCTATAGTAAGCACTGCTCTCCCACTGATACCTGAGGTGCCCCCTGAACCAGCCCAGATGGGTGCACCAGGAAATGACATGATCGGCCAGATCAAGCCAGATGTGCTGTGCACACTGATGGAGATCATGCAAATGAATGCAGTTAGGTTTTACATTCAGCGAGGAGATGAAGAGGAAAATGAACTCTGCACTGAGATTAAG GGTTACTTAGAAAACCTTGGCAACATTGAGTGCGATCCTCTGACATATCTGGAAAACAACTGTCAGCAGAAGTTTATGGTCATCATTCAGAATGAAGACATAGCTTCTCATGTTCACAag ATTCCAGCGTTGGTGTCATTAAAGAAGTTGACGACAGTGTATTTTGCTGGCGTGGACAATCTAGATGATGTGAAAAATCGCACTTACAATGAGCTTTTTATGTCTGGAGGCTTAATCGTATCAGACGAGCTCATCCTGAACCCAGACTTCATCACCTTAG AGAGGCTTCAGGCATTCTTACAGTTCTTGGAGGAGCAGAGCATGCCATGGAAGTGGAAGGTTCACTGTAAGACTCAGAAGAAGCTGAAAGAGCTCAGCAG GTCAAACAGTGAAGCTCTGGATCTGCTAAATCTTCTGACAGCTTATCAAAAGAAGCACCTGGTGGAATTCTTGCCTTACCACGAGTGTGATGCTCCGTCACGGCAAGCTCCAGATCTGGACTGTCTGGTGAAGTTACAGGCTCAGCACACACAGCTCCGACACATCATCTTCCTCACAG agaagTCCCTTGACGCACCCAAGTTCTCTAGTAATGGGATCATCATAGCTAGCTTGAATGACCTCATGACAGACTTTGAGAGCCTGATAAGCAGGACTCGAGCTGAAGACTCCACCCTGCCCATTGTCCTGGGTCCAGGTGACAGCCACA AGCCGGATGCGTGCATGGACGAGGAGGACATGTCCCTAGACTCGGATGAGGATGCAACTGTGCAAGCGGAAGACAGGGCAGCGGAGAAGCAGACCACTCTACCTCTTCAACCCGTGAGTGAGGACACACTGCCCCCTCTCTCTGACCCACACAGAACAGACCTTCTGTCCTCTTGTCCTGTGGATTACAACGTTCTCAAGGCGGCCATCTCACACTATAAAGCTTCTAAGCAAGCTGGAACATCCATGGTTGAGGGGGAGGACAACTTGGTTAGTTTTGGTGTGAACCCTCACCAGAGCTACTTGTACCCCAACTCGGCACAGTGGAGCCCCTATTCCGGTTCTCCTGGCTATCATGTGAGCTCTGCCTATTCTTCACCTGCATGCTCAACTTCGCAAGGACAGGAGTACAGCCAAGTGAGCAGCATGAGTGTAACCCTGGCCAACACTGTCCCCCTGTCCCAACCTGCTAATCAGGCTAACCCCAACTCTTCTTGTGTGAACCCATCTGCTAACACTGCTCCCCCGGGCCTGTCCCAAACCTCCTGCAGCAAAGGGGACATAGATCCTGATGGCCTGTCCTGCCCTCAACCCTTGCCTCAGGCTCAGACTCAGTCTCTTGCTGAGGACAGTCAGTCATTTTTGCCTGGCTCTCAAGATAAACAGACTAAAGCCATGGAACCTCCTGTTCTCTGTTCCTCTTCCTCTGTACCTTGCACTTTGCCCAGCTACCCAGATACTCCCGTATTCCCTGGTCCCATACCCACACCCCCTGCACCACCAGTGTATAACTGGGCAGCCCCAACAGGGGCACAGAATAGCTATACACCAGGGGTGAGCACGGCACCTTTTGGGAAGAATGAAGGTGCAGCTTCAGCTGAAGGATTATGTATTGGGACTGGCGAAGGATTGACTCTTAATAATAAAGTTGATGGAAGCACGTCTGGCACAGCGCCTTCCTCTGTGCAGTTCCAGGACGGAGGGACTGAGAAGAGCAGCACATCGGGCAGTGTAATGCCCAACAATCAGGGCAGTAGGACATCAGTAAACTCTTGCACAGAGAGCCACAGAGGTGGCATGACACATGCCCGTGGCATGACTGGAGGGGGAATGCCTAGCAACCCCAGAGGGCTCCTACCCCGACCTGGAGCCACGATGCGTCCTGCGTGCCGAGGAGGGCCACACGGCCCAATCTCTCAAAGCGGGAACCGCATGTTCGGCCCCCGAGGGCCCATGCCAGGGCTTATGGACATGAGGCGTGGAGGCTTCAGAGGGAGAGGAGTGCCCCCCATGCCCATGAGATCCAGACCGGGCAGAGGGTCAATGTGGGGAGGAACGCACTGTAACCGGGGCTATGGTCCCCCAAAGGATTACTACTCGGACTACACTTACTAA
- the tasorb gene encoding protein TASOR isoform X4, whose translation MACNLNEDRKYDRDGIKTSGLCLDGSESQEQLSASTTTTSKQNGDQAGCEDEQMSEQDACERRKSGLSDLKHCSTSPSGLHRSAEEWSRKTFQIPRKIKERKGLLQQLVPESWEFEELLKLLSSSYLDASSRGAFTYTKACLIHNELLEKEYIEKKRELKQAGRTDAELTDSYAFLLPDAKKTRWICEKGLSVGHARINNLGNPVKGVYLSKYSDLLQINPFEAGASGDIIIFKVMKGRLKSIFENTPKNNLEPAPKFDCHMHKNASKVTSLLSYRAFELTQQYFYEFAFEELRSRPRHVCPYAVVSFQYKGKESATAAHRLSSGVYEGHRGRLPPSGLSVICCINRWRRYTVWSGTLVNRGEELYHVCIRSPNLPFLPFKLPDKIDISMAMHLDQVKRKIPSTLLSWDAYNGTQEAMKCGLYCSLFDVMAKTKQGNCLSGLLHKMEKEKMVLVKPLAERGFLLLLSSSHLHSSNEKRGRSDRGLQALFVFQESRITGRLMSKHAGLHVDSLVSLEPKDPITEHLETFAPALHHAFYKLRSNPPKDLASAVKNQALDYLSLREHGSGRPFSVPEYRSSLDERPGPYPPQRPKSLDSVLNTYVHAPANFQLAIACLQQDMEDSGPAMVDEYSPVSDWSGSGSTRTGLAQSNGGGAQKPQGEYDKDKMEKLLKLIQLHKRALGKEDGGMQERSEDWEPAGHKRRPEGDISTGVSKYLKTDVLSNGELGRVPQGETSMSLSAVMDSMGMCDTDLREHVSHTTPIQDTQTLLKFFITALKKVSQSSATAASATTTHLMLPTQLQESLVPERTCEPAEPTAHYDRNLRARHTEDEQVSVDYLEDQMACSIGSMDLCSPSSGFEQQVQLPAEASHNRLQWRTTSTGMSTVPVTADEAGTSGTSVKDRSVPSAAQTLDSILDQEFQSLCTGIQELMERQQIFYVSQPTLPRHEATPSRLESTFSPYVSKYISPLPVQGYISTLCEKMNHMISSPAAPLYPVAPNDAVQPALAPPPPPVAPLSAALTASPTVTPAAVLPAKQSASKAKSQESLHKAASKPQTPVSTPTPTATPTAPPPAPKKQPSPARKSHPGKKTDAKLPDVSDSPKCMPIVSTALPLIPEVPPEPAQMGAPGNDMIGQIKPDVLCTLMEIMQMNAVRFYIQRGDEEENELCTEIKGYLENLGNIECDPLTYLENNCQQKFMVIIQNEDIASHVHKIPALVSLKKLTTVYFAGVDNLDDVKNRTYNELFMSGGLIVSDELILNPDFITLERLQAFLQFLEEQSMPWKWKVHCKTQKKLKELSRSNSEALDLLNLLTAYQKKHLVEFLPYHECDAPSRQAPDLDCLVKLQAQHTQLRHIIFLTEKSLDAPKFSSNGIIIASLNDLMTDFESLISRTRAEDSTLPIVLGPAEPDACMDEEDMSLDSDEDATVQAEDRAAEKQTTLPLQPVSEDTLPPLSDPHRTDLLSSCPVDYNVLKAAISHYKASKQAGTSMVEGEDNLVSFGVNPHQSYLYPNSAQWSPYSGSPGYHVSSAYSSPACSTSQGQEYSQVSSMSVTLANTVPLSQPANQANPNSSCVNPSANTAPPGLSQTSCSKGDIDPDGLSCPQPLPQAQTQSLAEDSQSFLPGSQDKQTKAMEPPVLCSSSSVPCTLPSYPDTPVFPGPIPTPPAPPVYNWAAPTGAQNSYTPGVSTAPFGKNEGAASAEGLCIGTGEGLTLNNKVDGSTSGTAPSSVQFQDGGTEKSSTSGSVMPNNQGSRTSVNSCTESHRGGMTHARGMTGGGMPSNPRGLLPRPGATMRPACRGGPHGPISQSGNRMFGPRGPMPGLMDMRRGGFRGRGVPPMPMRSRPGRGSMWGGTHCNRGYGPPKDYYSDYTY comes from the exons ATGGCCTGCAATCTGAACGAAGACAGAAAATACGACCGGGACGGCATCAAGACCAGCGGCTTATGTCTGGACGGCAGCGAGAGCCAGGAACAATTGTCAGCCTCTACCACGACTACATCCAAGCAAAATGGCGATCAAGCTGGATGCGAAGACGAGCAAATGTCTGAACAAGATGCTTGTGAGCGGCGGAAGAGCGGGCTGTCAGATCTGAAGCACTGCAGCACTTCACCGTCGGGGCTGCACAGATCAGCCGAGGAGTGGTCGCGGAAGACTTTCCAAATCCCGCGGAAGATTAAGGAGCGCAAAG GTCTTCTCCAGCAGTTAGTGCCAGAATCGTGGGAGTTTGAGGAGCTTCTCAAGCTCCTGTCTTCCTCATACCTGGATGCTTCATCTCGAGGAGCTTTCACCTACACTAAAGCTTGTCTCATTCACAATGAGCTCCTGGAGAAAGAG TACATTGAGAAGAAAAGGGAACTCAAGCAAGCTGGGCGGACAGACGCTGAGCTTACTGACTCCTACGCTTTTCTGCTGCCTGATGCAAAAAAG ACTCGCTGGATCTGTGAAAAGGGCCTTTCAGTGGGACATGCACGTATTAACAATTTGGGAAATCCCGTTAAAG gTGTTTACCTTTCAAAATATTCAGATTTATTGCAAATAAATCCGTTTGAAGCAGGTGCTTCTGGGGACATAATCATATTTAAAGTCATGAAG gGTAGATTAAAGAGCATATTTGAAAATACGCCCAAGAATAATCTGGAACCTGCGCCTAAGTTTGATTGCCACATGCACAAAAATGCCAGCAAAGTCACCTCATTATTGTCGTATAGGGCCTTTGAGCTCACTCAG CAATACTTTTATGAGTTTGCGTTTGAGGAGCTAAGGTCACGGCCCAGACACGTGTGTCCCTATGCTGTGGTGTCCTTTCAGTACAAAGGCAAGGAGTCGGCCACAGCTGCTCACAG ATTAAGCAGTGGTGTGTATGAAGGACATAGAGGTAGGCTGCCTCCATCTGGACTGTCTGTGATTTGCTGTATTAATA GATGGCGAAGGTATACAGTGTGGAGTGGCACATTAGTGAATAGGGGAGAAGAGCTGTATCACGTGTGCATCCGGTCACCCAATCTCCCCTTTCTGCCCTTCAAACT TCCTGACAAAATTGACATAAGTATGGCAATGCACCTTGATCAAGTGAAGAGGAAAATTCCCTCTACACTGCTTTCATGGGATGCATATAATGGAACACAAGAGg CAATGAAATGTGGGCTGTACTGCAGCCTGTTTGATGTCATGGCTAAGACCAAGCAGGGAAACTGCCTGTCTGGCCTGCTACACAAAatggagaaggaaaaaatg GTTCTTGTGAAGCCACTGGCAGAAAGAGGCTTTCTTCTCCTTCTATCATCATCTCACCTGCACAGTTCTAATG AGAAGCGAGGGAGAAGCGACAGAGGATTACAagcactttttgtttttcaagaaTCAAGAATCACAGGCAGGTTAA TGTCCAAGCATGCTGGCCTACACGTGGACTCTCTGGTTTCATTAGAGCCCAAAGACCCAATCACTGAGCACCTAGAGACCTTTGCTCCTGCCCTGCACCATGCTTTCTATAAACTGCGCTCCAATCCACCCAAAGATCTGGCAAGCGCAGTGAAAAACCAGGCTCTGGACTATCTGAGTTTAAGGGAACATGGCTCAGGACGGCCCTTCTCTGTGCCTGAGTACAGGTCAAGCTTGGATGAGCGACCTGGGCCATACCCACCACAGCGGCCCAAGAGCTTGGACTCAGTGCTGAATACATATGTCCACGCACCTGCGAACTTCCAACTGGCCATAGCATGCCTACAGCAGGACATGGAGGACAGTGGTCCTGCCATGGTTGACGAATATAGTCCTGTGTCTGACTGGAGTGGCTCGGGCAGCACCAGGACCGGACTGGCGCAATCTAATGGTGGTGGTGCTCAGAAGCCCCAGGGCGAGTATGACAAAGACAAGATGGAGAAGCTGCTGAAACTGATCCAACTGCACAAACGGGCACTGGGCAAGGAGGATGGAGGCATGCAGGAGCGCAGCGAGGACTGGGAGCCTGCCGGGCACAAGCGGAGACCTGAGGGTGACATCTCAACCGGAGTCAGCAAGTACCTGAAGACAGATGTCTTGAGCAATGGAGAGCTAGGGAGAG TTCCTCAGGGCGAAACGTCTATGTCTCTGTCGGCGGTGATGGACAGCATGGGTATGTGTGACACGGACTTGCGTGAGCACGTTAGCCATACCACACCCATCCAGGACACGCAGACGCTGCTTAAGTTCTTCATCACTGCTCTGAAGAAGGTGTCTCAAAGCTCTGCTACTGCTGCTTCTGCCACCACTACACATCTTATGCTGCCTACACAACTCCAGGAGAGCCTGGTACCTGAGCGGACATGCGAGCCAGCTGAACCCACCGCCCACTATGATCGCAACCTGCGAGCCAGACACACAGAGGATGAGCAGGTCTCAGTGGATTATCTGGAG GATCAGATGGCATGCAGTATTGGCAGTATGGACTTGTGCAGTCCGTCCTCCGGCTTCGAGCAACAGGTGCAGCTCCCTGCTGAAGCTAGTCATAATCGATTACAGTGGAGAACAACCTCTACAGGTATGTCTACAG TCCCGGTTACTGCGGATGAGGCAGGGACATCGGGTACATCAGTGAAGGACAGATCAGTACCGTCAGCGGCGCAAACATTAGACTCCATCCTGGACCAGGAGTTTCAGTCTCTCTGCACGGGCATCCAGGAGCTGATGGAAAGGCAGCAGATATTTTACGTTTCCCAGCCTACACTTCCTCGACATGAGGCTACACCCAGCAGACTGGAATCCACCTTCTCTCCGTATGTCTCGAAATACATCTCACCTCTGCCGGTACAGGGTTACATCAGCACGCTGTGCGAAAAGATGAACCACATGATTAGCTCACCTGCTGCTCCTCTGTACCCTGTTGCTCCCAATGATGCGGTTCAACCTGCtcttgctcctcctcctccacctgttGCTCCTCTTTCTGCTGCACTTACTGCATCTCCTACTGTTACTCCTGCTGCTGTCCTCCCTGCCAAACAGTCAGCTTCGAAGGCTAAATCACAGGAGTCCTTACACAAGGCAGCCAGCAAGCCACAAACACCTGTGTCAACCCCGACACCGACTGCTACCCCTACTGCACCTCCTCCTGCCCCCAAGAAACAGCCCTCCCCTGCCAGAAAATCTCACCCAGGGAAAAAGACAGATGCAAAGCTTCCAGATGTTTCAGACAGTCCCAAATGCATGCCTATAGTAAGCACTGCTCTCCCACTGATACCTGAGGTGCCCCCTGAACCAGCCCAGATGGGTGCACCAGGAAATGACATGATCGGCCAGATCAAGCCAGATGTGCTGTGCACACTGATGGAGATCATGCAAATGAATGCAGTTAGGTTTTACATTCAGCGAGGAGATGAAGAGGAAAATGAACTCTGCACTGAGATTAAG GGTTACTTAGAAAACCTTGGCAACATTGAGTGCGATCCTCTGACATATCTGGAAAACAACTGTCAGCAGAAGTTTATGGTCATCATTCAGAATGAAGACATAGCTTCTCATGTTCACAag ATTCCAGCGTTGGTGTCATTAAAGAAGTTGACGACAGTGTATTTTGCTGGCGTGGACAATCTAGATGATGTGAAAAATCGCACTTACAATGAGCTTTTTATGTCTGGAGGCTTAATCGTATCAGACGAGCTCATCCTGAACCCAGACTTCATCACCTTAG AGAGGCTTCAGGCATTCTTACAGTTCTTGGAGGAGCAGAGCATGCCATGGAAGTGGAAGGTTCACTGTAAGACTCAGAAGAAGCTGAAAGAGCTCAGCAG GTCAAACAGTGAAGCTCTGGATCTGCTAAATCTTCTGACAGCTTATCAAAAGAAGCACCTGGTGGAATTCTTGCCTTACCACGAGTGTGATGCTCCGTCACGGCAAGCTCCAGATCTGGACTGTCTGGTGAAGTTACAGGCTCAGCACACACAGCTCCGACACATCATCTTCCTCACAG agaagTCCCTTGACGCACCCAAGTTCTCTAGTAATGGGATCATCATAGCTAGCTTGAATGACCTCATGACAGACTTTGAGAGCCTGATAAGCAGGACTCGAGCTGAAGACTCCACCCTGCCCATTGTCCTGGGTCCAG CAGAGCCGGATGCGTGCATGGACGAGGAGGACATGTCCCTAGACTCGGATGAGGATGCAACTGTGCAAGCGGAAGACAGGGCAGCGGAGAAGCAGACCACTCTACCTCTTCAACCCGTGAGTGAGGACACACTGCCCCCTCTCTCTGACCCACACAGAACAGACCTTCTGTCCTCTTGTCCTGTGGATTACAACGTTCTCAAGGCGGCCATCTCACACTATAAAGCTTCTAAGCAAGCTGGAACATCCATGGTTGAGGGGGAGGACAACTTGGTTAGTTTTGGTGTGAACCCTCACCAGAGCTACTTGTACCCCAACTCGGCACAGTGGAGCCCCTATTCCGGTTCTCCTGGCTATCATGTGAGCTCTGCCTATTCTTCACCTGCATGCTCAACTTCGCAAGGACAGGAGTACAGCCAAGTGAGCAGCATGAGTGTAACCCTGGCCAACACTGTCCCCCTGTCCCAACCTGCTAATCAGGCTAACCCCAACTCTTCTTGTGTGAACCCATCTGCTAACACTGCTCCCCCGGGCCTGTCCCAAACCTCCTGCAGCAAAGGGGACATAGATCCTGATGGCCTGTCCTGCCCTCAACCCTTGCCTCAGGCTCAGACTCAGTCTCTTGCTGAGGACAGTCAGTCATTTTTGCCTGGCTCTCAAGATAAACAGACTAAAGCCATGGAACCTCCTGTTCTCTGTTCCTCTTCCTCTGTACCTTGCACTTTGCCCAGCTACCCAGATACTCCCGTATTCCCTGGTCCCATACCCACACCCCCTGCACCACCAGTGTATAACTGGGCAGCCCCAACAGGGGCACAGAATAGCTATACACCAGGGGTGAGCACGGCACCTTTTGGGAAGAATGAAGGTGCAGCTTCAGCTGAAGGATTATGTATTGGGACTGGCGAAGGATTGACTCTTAATAATAAAGTTGATGGAAGCACGTCTGGCACAGCGCCTTCCTCTGTGCAGTTCCAGGACGGAGGGACTGAGAAGAGCAGCACATCGGGCAGTGTAATGCCCAACAATCAGGGCAGTAGGACATCAGTAAACTCTTGCACAGAGAGCCACAGAGGTGGCATGACACATGCCCGTGGCATGACTGGAGGGGGAATGCCTAGCAACCCCAGAGGGCTCCTACCCCGACCTGGAGCCACGATGCGTCCTGCGTGCCGAGGAGGGCCACACGGCCCAATCTCTCAAAGCGGGAACCGCATGTTCGGCCCCCGAGGGCCCATGCCAGGGCTTATGGACATGAGGCGTGGAGGCTTCAGAGGGAGAGGAGTGCCCCCCATGCCCATGAGATCCAGACCGGGCAGAGGGTCAATGTGGGGAGGAACGCACTGTAACCGGGGCTATGGTCCCCCAAAGGATTACTACTCGGACTACACTTACTAA